The genomic DNA GTAATCTATTTTTTCTTTTTTAATTTTTTTGCAACCCACTTTTTTTGCTTGGGTTAGCGGTTACTATTAAACTAGCGATCTTTGGGTCGGGGTAAACAGAGCTTTCTTTGAGGTGCTCTCATTTTACTTCTTCCCAGGGGTCGCTTTTTTTATTTAATCCACTGGAGGTGAATGGAATGAACTTGAAAGAGCTTAAAAAAGTCTTAATGACAGGCAAAGGTACAATTAGTATTGGAAATCACACCAAAGAACGTTTACACAAACGTGGGTATTCCAAAGGGGATATTGTTTCTGCGATCTTCACAGGTGAAATTGTAGAACGACAAGGAGTAAACAAAGTGGTCATAGCAGGTAGAGACAAAGATAACAATCCGATTGTTATAGTTGTAGCAAAGGAATCATCTCTCTCCTACAAATTAGTAACGGTCATGCCGCCTATTGATCATTTCCGTTTCAAGGACTGTATTTAAACTAAAAAACTTTAATAAGGGCTGAGGTATTTATGAAACTATTTAGAAAAACAAGAGTTGATGACTGGTATGAATACTATCGCACTCCGTGTGTGATATGTGGTAAAACCGGTGGTTGCATGGTGAATGTAGATGGTTCAGCGGTTGCTTGCATCCGTATAGAAAGTAAAACTTACTTTTCAAAGAACTCTGCTTTACCAAGTTACCTTCATTTTCTTAAGGAAGAAAAAAGAAAACAAATTGATAAAAATGAGGTAGAACCTATTAATGAAGGCCATCCAAAACAAAAGAACAATGTACTTAATGGAGTGTTTCGCTCTTTATTGGATTGTCTAGAGTTAGAGGAAGATCACTATAAACATTTAGTGTCTCCGGAAAGACAATTATCAGATACACAAGTCACTATAAGACAGTATCGTAGCTTTCCAGAAAGACCGTGGGAAATTGCTCGTATGCTTCAAGAAGGGTTAGAAATTGATCACTTCAAAGGTGTTCCTGGTTTCTATCTAAAGGATGATAAATACTGGACCATAGCAGGTACAAAAGGGATTTTAATTCCGTTTCGTAACCAATACAACGAGATTGTCGGGTTTCAATACCGTATTGATAACCCACCTAATGTCGTTGAAGTAAAATTAAATGGTCCAGGATTAAAGGCACGTATTCTTGAGCAACCAAATAAGGTTCAAGTACTTTTCGATGGAGAAGTCATTTCAGAACAGATTGTTGAACTAGGTAAGAAATGGACAACCA from Robertmurraya sp. FSL R5-0851 includes the following:
- a CDS encoding DUF4258 domain-containing protein, translated to MNLKELKKVLMTGKGTISIGNHTKERLHKRGYSKGDIVSAIFTGEIVERQGVNKVVIAGRDKDNNPIVIVVAKESSLSYKLVTVMPPIDHFRFKDCI
- a CDS encoding DUF3854 domain-containing protein, which produces MKLFRKTRVDDWYEYYRTPCVICGKTGGCMVNVDGSAVACIRIESKTYFSKNSALPSYLHFLKEEKRKQIDKNEVEPINEGHPKQKNNVLNGVFRSLLDCLELEEDHYKHLVSPERQLSDTQVTIRQYRSFPERPWEIARMLQEGLEIDHFKGVPGFYLKDDKYWTIAGTKGILIPFRNQYNEIVGFQYRIDNPPNVVEVKLNGPGLKARILEQPNKVQVLFDGEVISEQIVELGKKWTTIYHDGEMKGWVRVVKGNRYFWLSSANKPHGTGSGNPAPIHVAVPTKKLKNWKEGELLKARTAWLSEGPLKCDIAADCIEKLYDPLEIEDIGDTFLALPGVGAWRLAIPVLKEMGVEQVNLCFDADAVSNPQVKKHLMECAKELKLQGFKGNLILWNENEGKGIDDFLLAGDKIPHMKKMF